ATATATTTCATTTGGACTTAGAACCATGCTTCAGCTTTTCTAGCGACCGTGTCATCAGGTCAGTTGGTTGTTTGATTTTACATtgctataaaataaataacacatcCATATATGGGATTAATATACTATCTTTATTCAAGAgcatgtttttaagttttgagAGCAGTACTTATTGATTTtacattcagatgttttcattctttctctCAAAAACCTCTCTTTGTACTCAAATAGTTGCTGCTTGTGCTTaaattttctctgtttgtgctcGAAATGTTTGCTTGCTCTCAGATTCTGCAAGCTGTGATGATGATCAATCCTTTGAGCTGCATCTGCTGGCCTACCATCGtgttcatctttaaaaactAAACCAAAGTAAAAGATCAGACCTTAAGAAAGGAGATGTCTACTTCTCAGAGTTTAGTTGAATCTTGTTTATTTTCCCAGCAAGCACTTTCCTCACACCTGGATCCACACAAAGCTGtgccacaaaaacaaaatgaaaaactgatGGAATACCTGATTCTCTACAGtcataaatattcaaaatatgCAGGGAGTGTCAAGAACATGTGCACATTTGCCAAAAGCAGACACACTTTCCAAAAACTCTTTCATCCTCGAAAAtagagaatgaaaaaaatatagaaaacagAAGTTTGCATGAAAAAAGATACAAGATAATCCTcctattatttttaaatgattataaaTGAAGCCTGAAGGCCAAAGTCAAGTGTTGTTCCACTTTCTCAaatcttccttttccttttcttcattACTATCCTATTAACAGCTCTTTACGTTTATCCATTCACTTACCCGGCGAGTGAGTCAAATATGGACAATGCAGTCTGAGAGCAAAAGGACACAGTTACAGTATAGTTGGAAATTTGCTTTTAGCATAAATATATGATATGTTAATGCAACACCTGATTTCATGACATGATTTTTACACATTCTACTTCCTCATTCTCTGCAGATTAAATTAACAAGATTAGTAATTAGTGTTGATCAGAAATTAGTCATCGTCTTTAAAGGCGCTGAAATATTTTGGTAGTCTCAACTTTAGACAAAGCCAAGCTAGCTGTTTTTcccatttttctgtcttttggcaaggctaagctaactagctttGCTGTAACCACatatatgagaaaaaaatggtCTTAAGTTCTGTAAGAACCTATAAAACTATGTGctctttaatgtaaaaaagtgAATGTTTTGTGTTAAAGGTTGAATATTCCagttgtttacggtgagaaggcagactcagagggcagaacaaacacctagctgtgggagtgtcacccacctgggggaggggttactgccccttgtgatgtcatgaagggaaaatccccaaacagcctgtttcatcacacattttctgaaaagcggaGAAGGCTAAAGATGGAgatgatggacttttctcatcattggggggtttgtagacagactataGGGGCACATATTACATGGTAAAGGGTATTTGCATAATGATATGCGCTGGTATTGCTATGTCAAGTTTGTATGTCTGTCCATCGTCTTGTGTCAATAATGATTTCCTCTGGGGAGATTCAAGCAAAACTGATGTCCCATGTGTGCTAATTCCTCCGTAGTTATTTTCGACTAGTTTTGGGTTTGCATGAATCGCTGTGAAAATAGTCTCTGCTTACATAATGAGAATAAATATATTCTACACTATGTCTAACCACAGTTGTCCTTAAATAAACAACCCTCAAGTTTAATGTTAAATCTATGGTATGGGATTAATATACTATCTTTATTCAAGAGCATGTTATTTTTCTGAAGAAcaggtttttaagtttttataaGCAGTACTTGTTGAATTTTACATTCAGATGTTTGCATTCTTTCTCTCAAAAACCTCTCTTTGTACTCAAATAGTTGCTGCTTGTGCTTaaattttctctgtttgtgctcGAAATGTTTGCTTGCTCTCAGATTCTCATGCTCAAACTTCTCCTCTCACTTCAGACCGCAGCTGCTCGCAGCTCAAACTTCTGCTCTCCTACTTTGTTTCTCTGCCCGCTCGGGTCTTTGTCTGCTCTTGGATTTCTTCTGCGCTCTCGGATTTTATGACGAATCAACCAATAGAAAACGGGTACAGGATCGGCCAATCACGTCCACGCCGCCCTATTGCTGAGGAGTTCGCTGTACTGATGAGAGCGTCCCGTATGGGCGGCTACTCTTTAACCGCAAATACTCCGTAGCTTCCGCAGCTTCTGACGTAGCCTATCGCCTATGGAAGAATTATGGACCACCAACTTCAAAGACATGAAGtaagtttttatttgaatgataATGGTGCTAATTGtttctaaaaaatgtaattgataaAGTAATATTTGAAAGAAGAACGCTATGGCAAGcccttttaacatttaagtaTTAGCGGTAATAGCAATTGTAGATATCAATAATTCCTTTTGGACATGTTAGAATTCCAGGCTGACATATCCACAATGTAATTTTCACTAGTAACAATTCTAATTAAAGATATCTATAATTCATTTTTCACTAGTGGAAATGGTCATTGTAGATATCTGTAACTTAATTACAACTAGTCAACGTGCCATTGACTTCTATTCAAATTGAATTACAGATATCTGTAATTCAATTTGTACATGTTGTAATTCAAAGTCGACATATCcataatgacattttgacatgtcacAGTTCTAATTCATGATATCTACAACTCAATTCTCACTagtaaaaatgttaattctTGATATCAACAATTCTATTCTTACTAGTGACAAAGTTCATTTATGATATCTACAATTGTTCTAACATTACAGATATCATAAATTAATTCTAGATATCTAAAATGCAATTCTTACTAGTCGAACTTACATTATTGATATCTTGACCTGGAATTATTACATGTAAGAATGTAATTATATATATCTTGAattaacatttcaacatgtcaacatttaattttgacatgttgaaatgtaatttcCACTACAGTGAAAACTAAATTGCTACTTGTCAGCCagactgttttaatgttaacagGGCTTACCACATGAACACTGAACACTGTGGCAGCTTGTGAAAACGGACTTCACCGTGTTTTTTAGGCTTCtttagttttaattaaaaattagGCTAGAGCTCTTATAGGCTATTATGATAGTAGAAAATTAAATTAACTACACAATTTGAATGTTAGTACACTGTCCTCTTTTCAGTTGCGCCAACAGGACTTAGGATACTCCTGTCAGCTTCAACAGCTTCAACAGTTTATACGGGTCATAAACCAACTTCACAGCTGTTTGCGTAGCCTAATGTCAGACAGAAAACTTTATTGTGAGCACATTTACAATGTTTTAAAAGGCAATAACGTAAATTTCGTTAGAAAAAACTGTGTTGTTAATttagcaaatgaaaaaaatcaatcttgTTTCAATGCATTTCGACTTTCTGACTTTTCAATGATGAAGTTCATTAGAATATTTCTCAGCAGCTGTAAAGGACACTCAGTGTTATCAGCTTAAAGTCACTCTTATGGAAGTAGAACTTATAGGCTCATTTTTAGATTAATATTGTTTTTCAGCAGATGTCTTAGTTATGACTTTATTAATCTAGCTaagcatttgtgttttttattcagtaGCCCAGTGCAGGCTCTGGGTATCCAGTGCGCACATCCAGTGTGCACATCCAGCGCTTTTCTACTCGGACAAAATACTTGGTGGACACAGAGGCTTCGTAGTTCAGCCCTGTTGGTGCAATAGGTCCGATATAGCCTACTGTAGGCTATCTTTACTGTGTCATAGTCTGTACTTTATTATATCCTAATGGTTTCACAACTATTTTCATTGATAGATACTTAGGCCTATTGCCTATACGTGAATAGCCTATGCCATAAAAATGATTTCCCTTTATGATTTAATGTTGACATTTGAAGTGTAGGTCTATCTATCTTTTGCCTTCTTTCTTTCAGAACCTGCTAAAACGTCAAATCTTGGAGAGATTGCGAAGCAAGATGCAACATGTGGTTAGCTGTCCTGGCTTGGATCTTGATTATCTTCATTTCATGTGCACCCATGAATTATTACTCCTCGATTCATTGGCAGAGCAGATGGAGTTGCCATTAGATATAGTCAATGTCATTAGAGAACTCACAAACCAGGTCAGAAGTCAGGTAGACAGTGagcaacattttatttctctcaATATACAGACAGTGCAAGGGGCAAGGGGACGACCAAAATGAATAATTGAGCAAGAAGAGTTACAGGCCTTGATAGATACTCAGTTGTCTATACCAACAATTTCAAAACTGTTGGGAGTCAGTCAAGCTACATTATTCCGGCGAATGGCAGAATTTGGGATTTCTGTGACAGAGTCCTATAGCACAATGTCAGACCAGGAGCCTGACACCTTAGTGTCTAACATTAAAGCTGAAATGCCAAATATTGGCTACAGATTGGTAATGGGAAGACTGAGATCCTTAGTCCACAGGGTACAGTGGAACAGAATGAAAGCAGCTGTGCATAGAGTAGATGCAGCTGGGATTCTTGCTCGCTTGACACAGTTAGGCTGTGTTGTGAGAAGAAGCTACTCTGTAAGAGCCCCCCTATCTCTTGTGCATGTGGACACTAACCACAAACTCATAAGGTAAGTTGCTTTCACATGAAGTTGTCAAATGAATGAATCATCTGTAACAAACGCATACAATATACTAAATTTGACTTTCTCCTATATAGATACAGCAAAGTCATTTTTGGGGGCATAGATGGCTTTTCCAGAAAGGTATTGATTcaaataatatacagtattttgtGACGCACGGGTTTATTGATAATTTCTCTATGGTTGCATGTAAAACTATTAAATGAAGCCGTTTCAACAAATGATGCTTAGACTTAAGTCATAGTATTATTAACGTGGTACTTTTATGATCTTTGTCCAGGTCATGTACCGAGAACCTGCCAACAATAATAGGGCATCTACTGGCCTCGCTTTCTTCCTGACCTCCTGTGATAAGAACGGTTTGCCCTCAAGGTATGTAAAAGTCATAGTGCAGTCtgatttgcacacacacaagtcaaTTTGGATGTACTGAATAATAACTGAATATAGAATTTTGCATCTTTTAATACCTCTtcacatacttcaggatcagaGGTGATCAGGGTGTGGAGAACAACGATATTACCCGATTCATGTTTGCTGTGCGAGGAACTGACAGGGGAAGTTACATTTCTGGAAAAAGCGTCCACAACCAGAAGTAAATTACATCAAATGTTGAGCAAGAAAGCCTGAACCTTGACTCAGCATAATTTATCACTGTGTGCAGTTATCAAGACTACAGATATGATGCACTTAATTAATTTAACAACACCGCAGATCATCTTCAGGAAATGCTTCTGAGATGAACTCTGACTAATGTACTGATTAACTTTTTACTACACAAAGTGCAATATACAAACAGCCCGAAAACAGTGCCATGGACCGATCctcctttaatatttatctgtcttgtatGTATTTACGGCTTTAAACCTGCAGTCGGTGTGGATCCTGACTGGTGTGCTCTTACCTATCACCTGAGCTGCTACTGACCCGCTGCACACTCTTAAGCTATTTGCTCGAGGTTCCAGGCTCTTTGCTCTAAGGCCTGTTGATAAGAGCCACAAACATGGCATGGATGAAATTTATATTTCTGCCCTTAAAATGTTGTCCGTCAATGTTACTGTTCATTAAGCGCCTTAAACTGTGTCTAAACCTTCCCAAGTTGGGTTCTATTTTTGTGTCCCATCAATTAATAAGCGAGAGTTTAAAGtatagaaatgtttgtgtttaagagACAAGAATTGAAGCTGGCCTTTAATTGATGTCTGCCAATTAGTTTTTTCCAAAATAAGCGATTGAGGGACAAAGATAAATCACTCAACGTGCTGACTATataatcaaatatcaaatatatatttacacaaaGATGTAAACACAGTTGGTGTAACAGTTTGATCTTAATGAGTGTGACATGGTGCAAGTTGGATTTTGAATGATTTGGATCAGAGCAGCTGTGCAGTGTTCACAATCTAAAATATTGGATAGAAACACCATTAAATGATCTTAAGATGGATTATTAAGAccacttttctcaaacttttttctggattttatgttccatttttttcccttaaatatcaagaaaatgtttgtttgtaatgttatgtcttttttcccctcacacgTATCATAACATTACAGCTTTAGAAGATGTTTGCACATTataggaacatttttaatttcttgcaGATGAGATAAAGTGGTTCCCTCTTTTGGTTAAAGATCATTGTACATGCAAGTTTGCTGTTTCTGCAGAAGTGTGAACCGGTGGGGAGAGACGTGTTGATTTGTGGGATATGAAGTTTGTTTACTAGTAAACATGCAGCTGAGTCATGGTAAATTTACTGGTTATTTTCCAGCTGAAGAGCCCTTTGGTCAGCATGTCTTCTGTTGTGTTCATGGTGTAAGATGTGAAGTGCGGTATTTGAGTGCTAATACGTCTCATGTCTGTAGAATAAGCAGATGAAGTTGATGCTactgctgcaggaacagtttgtgtttgatgtgtcatttttttctatttgagtgATGTGTCTTATAAATGATTTCCTGAGTTTTGTTTAGAATTGTTAAaagttgtgtgcatgtttttttttctctttcacagtAGTGGTCATTACTTGTGAAGGGCGTTGCCAAATCTGCTGTATTTATCTCTTTACCATGAAACCTTGAGGAACCTTTAAGCCAAcctgtatataaatattaagtttACTTTTTGAATGTGGAGTTTTTgcattgaattattttgtttgcatgtttttctgcatgttttcctctgtgtgctTGCTCGTCTTTgcattttgctttttaaaaggcAAAGGAGGGTTGTCATGTGACCTAAAGCTCAGCTCTGAAGTGGGAATCACCATTAAATGTGACTGTAGTGTTTTCAGTCAGAGCCTCGTGTAAAGGCCAGGATGAACAGCTCAGTCTGCCTCGTTTACTGGCTTCATTTGAAAGAAACCGTCTTCTTTGTCCCCTAAATGTACTGCGACAGTCTGGACTGAGTCTTGCAACTTTTCACCCAAACCATGCTATGTATGtgatgtctgtttttataataaatatttgaatcatCACTCTTTTGTGTTGTCACTCATTCTTGAAAGACATCAAAAATAGTGGGGTTAATACAGACAATTATTTTCTGAGTAATTCAATGTGTTGTAATCTTAGCAGGAAATAAAAGGTGAATACTCCAGAAACTAGGGAATTTCTACTCTCCTGTTACATGCTTTTTATAGATTGGAACAATAAAGCATCAAACACAGTTTTAAAGTCTCTTGCTGCTCTccaaattaaatacaaagtcctgttttcaaaaccccatgttttttttctttaaatcatcttaCAATATTAGTGTCTTGATGATAATCACTTTCTTTTTACGAGGTTAAGTTATGGTCTTAACCTTCGATACACCAAAAggtctttatatttatttcaaaataaaagcagtcaaACAGCAAGTGAAGATCTCTCAGTTTAAGACAATGTATAATAATGTgtctaattttatttttgaatctatagatttatatacagtacatacactgtatatatattatagcacTTAATTAAAACCCAAGTTAtaagtaggctacataaaaactataaaatcgtcatgaatcaaaaaaaagttatcaCAGTCACgtcaaagtgaaaaattaatGAATACAGTTTaagatataaagatatattttcactatagatgtacattttttatttaataaatggtTCTGTTCTTTTAACACGCTTGCATGCGGCTGTGAAATGAATTAAATCTGTTGTCGTGTCGCATTTCTCTTCCGCCATCATGAGGGACGTAGGCCAACGCCACGGCCAACGTCGACAGATTAGACGGTAGTCATAGGTTTGACACGAATGTGATTGACAGACACACTGGACCAATAGTGGAGAAGACAGGGACGATTTCATTGGTCTAAATCTGTTCGTGTACGTCAAGCGTAAAGAAATGAGCCAACCAACGTTCGAGCTGAGGGGTAGGGGGCGGGGCTCAGTTATAGTATAAAAAAGATGGTTGCGCCATTGCTACACGCTAACAGACACTTTAAGTCATTTCTTGAATCAGGCAGAGTccactaaacaaaaacaaaatgagggAAATTGTGCATCTCCAGGCCGGCCAGTGCGGAAACCAGATTGGTGCCAAGGTTAGTacagctttttatgttttttgtgcGGTTGAAGTCGATGTATTTTAGAAAAGATGCGCCACGTCCTCTGTGCTTTTGTGAACGTGTaatccaaacctaaactctcaAGAGCTGCTCTTATGGGTTATGATGCGTCCAATTGTAACTAATATAAATCGATTTTACCTCATTTATAAATCTGATAAATTGTGTTAATGATTTGTACGCCGGTTGTTTGAAGATATCAGTTAACCACTGCGGATgattaaaatcattatttaaatcttATTCGGTGACGTAATCGTTCCCGCCGTGTAATATAGGAAGTGAGTGTTTTCTCTCGTCTtgagctgaaatgttgtaaccTGAACAAAGTTCTGCGTGTTTATGACATAGACTGTAATTAAAACAGTCGTGACCATGTTGGCGGAACAATGACGTATGAGCGATGAAGCCGCGCGCGGACTGCTGAACGGCGGGAAGTTGAGAGCAACCCATCCgggtactttgcccaaacgatgccggccccgcccctttctgGGTGAAATCAGTCCCTCTGAATGAATGGCGGATAATGGACAAGCTGGGGTCATTACCGATTTAAAGTTTCTTAAATGAAAACCATActtgcaataaaacaaaacgGCAAGTATGAGTCTAAATCTGAtgagcagtgatgtaaacatttctgAACAGAGATCTGCATCATAACGGTATAAACTTAACTATGTGAGTGTTTAATCTCTCTCCGTCTAACTCCTCAAACGAGTCATGAGAggaaactgactttaaacacctgatgagtaTTTATTAACCGTGTTACCTGAgagggatctttatttttaaataatggagtggtttcagatgtttattttagagaaaagGGGACAAACTGagttatcagctgatttagTAAAGAATAACATGTAAAGTCACCTggatgatattaaaacattttctattcATACGTGAGTGTAAATAATGACGAGTGGGGCGAGACGAGGTGTTATATCGAGCTAgctaactttttattttgacatttatttttcagtaagagGATTTCATGTAGTGttccttcatttagagacattttcacaAACATTTGTGACGTGACAGTTGAAATGTTGTTAATACgttagtgaatgaatgtgtgaagaatctgTTAACAGACTTCTCTTCTGTCACAGAGCGATCACCGCTTTAAAGCTAGCAGGAACACCACAGCGGTCCCACAGTTTAccactttaatcctctctagtttcagtccaaacaaacAGAGCTCTTTTACCCTCCGGTGTCCTTTGGAAATGAGAACCTGatactaaattgtgtttttaaaatagtttgaagtacaAAAAGCTTCTCGATTGCGTTTAAACGCACGGTTTccagtgttttctaatctaCCGCCGAAACATTCTCGGGGCTTGTTTTCACCCAAACGGGGGCGTGGTCACTTTGGCGAGCCAGAAGTGACGTTCAACTGCGTCTATGACTCAACCTCTATAGAACTGCGACGtcagctttaaaaatgaaagaaactgATACATAATGACCTGCATCCACTTGAACATTACTGCCTACTCATTCCCCTGTCACTTGTTTATGTTCTATCAGCCAacaatgtcttattttttttaattatatttcagTTTTGGGAGGTGATCAGTGATGAGCATGGCATTGACCCAACTGGCACATACCACGGTGACAGTGATCTGCAGCTTGACAGGATCAATGTCTACTACAATGAAGTCACAGGTAAGGTTGAATTGGATGTTTTAATAGGCATaaactttttggctttttttttttgtgaacattaCCCTCACGTCCTATATGCTTCTTGAAGGTGGTAAATATGTTCCCCGTGCTGTGCTGGTGGATCTGGAGCCAGGAACCATGGACTCTGTGAGATCCGGACCCTTGGGCCAGGTCTTCAGGCCAGACAACTTTGTTTTTGGTAATTGTTCATTTGTCCTTGCATTCCTTCTCGACTAGCTACttctcattttgcatttaattaCTGTTAAGcttaattccccccccccccctttctttttttctttcctcttctaGGCCAGAGTGGTGCTGGCAACAACTGGGCCAAAGGTCACTACACGGAGGGTGCAGAGCTGGTGGACTCTGTCCTGGATGTAGTGAGGAAGGAGGCAGAGAACTGTAACTGCCTGCAGGGCTTCCAGCTCACGCACTCTCTTGGTGGCGGTACTGGCTCTGGGATGGGCACACTGCTCATCAGCAAAATCCGTGAAGAGTACCCCGACCGTATCATGAACACCTACAGCGTGGTGCCCTCACCCAAAGTATCAGACACAGTCGTTGAGCCCTACAACGCCACGCTGTCAGTCCACCAGCTTGTAGAAAACACAGACGAAACCTTCTGTATTGACAACGAGGCTCTGTATGACATCTGTTTCCGCACCCTTAAACTTACAACCCCCTCATACGGTGACCTCAACCACCTCGTCTCTGCCACCATGAGCGGCGTTACCACCTGCCTCAGGTTCCCCGGACAGCTCAATGCTGACCTGAGGAAGCTGGCTGTGAACATGGTGCCATTCCCTCGTCTGCACTTTTTCATTCCAGGCTTCGCTCCCCTCACGAGCCGAGGCAGCCAGCAGTACAGGTCCCTCAGTGTACCAGAGCTCACCCAGCAGATGTTCGACGCAAAGAACATGATGGCTGCCTGCGACCCACGTCACGGCCGCTACCTGACCGTGGCTGCTATCTTCCGTGGCCGCATGTCCATGAAGGAGGTGGACGAACAGATGCTGAACgtgcagaacaaaaacagcagctactTCGTTGAATGGATCCCCAACAACGTGAAGACGGCTGTCTGTGACATTCCTCCCCGTGGCCTCAAGATGGCTGCCACATTCATCGGCAACAGCACAGCCATCCAGGAGCTGTTCAAGCGCATCTCTGAGCAGTTCACAGCCATGTTCAGGCGCAAAGCTTTCCTCCATTGGTACACCGGCGAGGGTATGGATGAAATGGAGTTCACAGAGGCTGAGAGCAACATGAACGACCTGGTGTCAGAGTACCAGCAGTACCAGGACGCCACCGCCGACGAGGAGGGAGAATTTGAGGAGGAAGGCGAGGAGGAGCTTGCCTAAACCttaaaatctgccatgaaaatgtgacattaaaagtgttttcagtGTTCTGTCTGCTGTTCATGTGAATAAAAGTTTGTCCTGCATTTTTCAAGTCTTAATGTGTTTAATAGTATTCACAGGCTACTTTAAAATTAAAGTAATTATTAGAGTAGAGGCTCTACACTGTAGATAAGGTGTAGTTGCATGGCTGGTGTTTTGCCGGAAATacagaagtaaacaaacatttcaaatctatTATAATGTGACTTAAATGAATAGTAGGATCATGATGGAGATTCTGGAAATAAAT
This is a stretch of genomic DNA from Labrus bergylta chromosome 9, fLabBer1.1, whole genome shotgun sequence. It encodes these proteins:
- the LOC109984282 gene encoding tubulin beta-1 chain-like, with the translated sequence MREIVHLQAGQCGNQIGAKFWEVISDEHGIDPTGTYHGDSDLQLDRINVYYNEVTGGKYVPRAVLVDLEPGTMDSVRSGPLGQVFRPDNFVFGQSGAGNNWAKGHYTEGAELVDSVLDVVRKEAENCNCLQGFQLTHSLGGGTGSGMGTLLISKIREEYPDRIMNTYSVVPSPKVSDTVVEPYNATLSVHQLVENTDETFCIDNEALYDICFRTLKLTTPSYGDLNHLVSATMSGVTTCLRFPGQLNADLRKLAVNMVPFPRLHFFIPGFAPLTSRGSQQYRSLSVPELTQQMFDAKNMMAACDPRHGRYLTVAAIFRGRMSMKEVDEQMLNVQNKNSSYFVEWIPNNVKTAVCDIPPRGLKMAATFIGNSTAIQELFKRISEQFTAMFRRKAFLHWYTGEGMDEMEFTEAESNMNDLVSEYQQYQDATADEEGEFEEEGEEELA